The genomic stretch CGCCTCTTGCCAGGCGCTATGGGACGGTTGGACGCGTTATCACCGCCGTTCGCGAAAGCATCGCTGAGTGCCTGGAAAGGGCGGCTGCGCAGACTCCCCTTGTACCGGGTTCAGCGCTTGCAACACTGCATGGAACACGTTTCCCGATTGTTCAAGGACCGATGACGCGGGTCAGCGACGTCGGATCCTTTGCAAAAGCCGTGGCCGACGGGGGCGCACTTCCGTTCATGGCGCTGGCCGTTCTGCGTGGCCCGCAGGTGCGTGCGATGCTGACCCGAACCAAGGAGCTGATCGGCGATCTGCCTTGGGGCGTAGGCATACTCGGCTTCATACCCCTCGAGTTACGCCAGCAGCAGCTCGACATCGTACGGGAGGTCAAGCCGCCATTCGCGATCATCGCGGGCGGTCGGCCTAGCCAGGCGCGCGAACTGGAGGACGTCGGTATTACCACGTATCTGCATGTACCTTCGCCGGGCTTACTGCGCGGCTTTCTGGCGGACGGCGCGCGCAGATTCGTGTTCGAGGGCAGCGAATGCGGCGGTCATACGGGCCCCCGCACCAGCTTTATCCTTTGGGAATCCGCGATCGAGATCCTGACGAGCGCCGACATCAAGGATCCAGAATCGGTTCAAGTCCTGTTTGCGGGTGGCATCCACGACGCGATGTCTGCGGCCATGGTGTCCGTGCTGGCCTCGCCCCTGGTCGCGCGCGGCATGAAGGTGGGCGTGCTCATGGGCACGGCTTATCTCTTCACCCATGAGATCGTCCGCGCCGGAGCGATCGTAGAGGAGTTCCAGCAGCAGGCCGTCGATTGTCAGGAAACAGCGCTGTTGCAATCTGGCGTCGGAATTTACACGCGCTGCGCGCAGACGCCGTTCTGCGATGAGTTTGAAGGGGTGCGGCGCGAGCTCGTTCTGGCATCGAAGTCCGAAGACGAGACCTTGATGGCGCTGGAGTTGATGAACATCGGCAGGTTGCGCATCGCAGCCAAGGGGATCGCGCACAACAGCGATCCCGCCTCCCAGAGTGGTGACGATCGCTACGTCAACGTCGATAGCGAAACCCAGCGTCGCGAAGGCATGTACATGTTGGGCGAAGTGGCACGGCTAAGAAGTCGCACGTGCAGCATCGCCGAACTTCACGCTTCCGTATCGACGGGCAGCGAAGCACTGCTGAGGCATCGCAAAGCGCGCAGCATACAGCTGCCTCCTCGGTCCCGTCGCGAGGATATCGCCATTGTCGGGATGGCTTGCCTGTTTCCTCGCGCGGAAGGACTGCGTGACTATTGGCAAAACATTTTGCGGGGGGTGGACGCGATCCGGGAGGTGACTGACGATCGGTGGAGCGTAGCCGATCTGTTTGATCCAAAGCGCGGTACGCCGGACAAGGTCTATTCGAAGTGGGGCGGATTTGTCGACGATATCCAGTTTGATCCGCAGCGGTATGGGATTGCACCGGCGAGTCTGGCCTCCATCGAGCCTGTGCAACTTCTCGCGCTGGAGGTCGCAAGGCAGGCACTGGAAGACGCGGGATTCGATCGCCGCCCGTTCCCTCGTGAAAAGACGGCGACGATCTTCGCGGTAGGCGGGATGAACGACCTGGGCACGATCTTCAATTTTCGCACGCTCTTGCCTCAATACCTCGCCAAGGTGCCGGACCTTCCCGAGCAGACCCGCAAGCACATCCTGGATGCGCTGTTCAGGGATGAACTGCCGAAATGGACCGAGGACACCTTCCCGGGCATCCTCGGTAACGTGGTCTCCGGTCGGGTAGCCAATCGCCTCGACCTGGGCGGAGCCAACTTTACGGTGGACGCTGCCTGTGCTGCGTCACTCGCGGCGCTCGATGCGGGCATCAGGCAGTTGCGCAACCACGATGCCGATGTCGCGCTGGTGGGCGGAGTCGATGGTACAAACAGTCCAATCGGTTATATGTGTTTCGCGCAAACCCATGCTCTTTCGCCACGCGGACGCTCGAGACCTTTCGACGAGACCGCGGACGGTATTGCGATCAGCGAAGGGGTGGGGGCTGTGGTGCTCAAGCGCGTGAGCGATGCGGAGCGCGACGGTGACCGGATCTACGCGGTCATCCGGGGAATCGGCAGCTCGAGCGACGGGCGCAACCGCAGCTTGACGGCACCTCATCCTCCCGGCCAGGTAACGGCCTTGAAGCGGGCGTACGCCGATGGCGACGTGGACCCCGCGACCGTCACGCTGATTGAAGCACACGGCACAGGCACAGCACTGGGCGACAAATCGGAGATCGAGTCACTCAACCTTGCCTTTGGCGAGGCATCGCTCGCGACGCAAGTTTGCGCGGTCGGGTCGGTGAAGTCGATGATCGGCCACACCAAGGTGGCGGCCGGCCTGGCAGGCCTGATCAAAGCCGCGCTTGCCCTCAAGCACCGTGTGTTGCCGCCGACGCTGGGCGTCGACAAGCCCGCGAGCGGGATCGATTTCGCCAGGTCGCCGTTTTACATCAATACCGAGACGCGGCCATGGCTGCACGACGGCCGGAATCATCCGCGGCACTGCGGCGTCAGCGCGTTCGGCTTCGGCGGGACAAACTTCCATGCCGTGCTGGCGGAGTACACCGGGGCCTATCGTGACTCCGATGCGGTCGATCTGAATCCCCGTGACGGCGAAATCTTCGCGTTCGCGGGCGCCACCCGCGCCGAGATCGAAAGTGACGTGCGGCGTATGTTGCAAGGGCTGGAGCACGCGGAACAGATTGACCTCGCCCAGCTTGCGTATTCGCTTTACCGGGAGCAGCACGTCGTGCGGCGCGCAAATGGCGGGCAGCCTTGCCGGCTTACACTGCTGGCCGCTTCGGTCGTGGATCTCAAACAGAAGCTGTTACGCGTTCTCGAACTGCTGCCCAGGCACGCGGAGATTACGCAGCCGCCCGGTATCTACTATCGGGAAACAGCCGACAAGGCAGGCGGGGTCTGTTTCCTCTTTCCTGGACAAGGTTCGCAGCGTATCAATATGCTGCGCGATCTGGCGGTGGCGCTGCCCGCACTGCACGAGTGCTTTGCAGATGACCGGGTCAGGCGCGGCGAAGACCCCAGCCAGCCGATATCGCGCTTTATCTATCCACTGCCCGCTTTCAGCGACGCGGAGCGCGAGGCTCAGCAGCAGGCCCTGAATGCGACCGAAATTGCTCAGCCTGCGTTAGGCATGGTCGAAATGGCGGCGTTCCAGGTGCTCACTGGCTACGGTTTGCGTCCCGACTTTGTCGCAGGTCACAGCTACGGTGAATATGTCGCGCTGTGCGCCGCGGGAGCGATCACGTATGACGACCTGCTGCACCTGTCGCGGTTCCGCGGGCGGCTGTCTGCGAGCGCGCCACCGGGAGCGATGGCGGCGCTCGATGGCGACGGTGAGCAGGTGGCGGCCGCGATCGCCCAGCACGGTCTTGAGGTGAGCATTGCCAATCTGAACGCACCGGACCAGACCATCATCGCCGGAAAGACCGAGGCGATCGACGCGGCGGTGACGTGCTTGAGTCAAGCGTCGCTGCGTGTCAAGAAGCTGCCCGTGAGCGCTGCATTTCATTGCGAAATCATGGCCGGCGCGCGCGACACGCTGGCGGGTGAACTGGCAACGGTCGAGTTCCGTTCGCCGACGATCCCTGTGTACAGCAACACCACTTGCCGCCCCTATCCACAGACGAGCGATGAGGTGCGCGCGCTCCTCGCGAAGCACATTGCGGAGCCTGTCAGGTTCAGGGACGAAATTGACGCACTCTACGAAGCTGGCGCCCGGGTGTTCATCGAATGTGGTCCCGGCCTTGTGCTAGGTGGGTTGGTCGACCGTATCCTGGCCGACAGAACGCACACGACCCTGGCTATCGACGCACCGGGTCGACCCGGTTGGCTGCAACTCGCGCAATTGCTGACCCAGGCTGTGGCGATCGGGCTCCCGGTGCGGCTTGACACGTGGTTCGCCGGTCGCGGCCTGGTTGAATGTAGTCCGGAGGAGGTCTTTGCCGAGGCGGGCAAGCGGGCTGCCCCAGGACCACTGGTGTGGCGAGTCAACGCGGCTCGCGCACAACCATGGCACGGACCCCAACGAAAGGCGGCGCAACCTCGCAAAGCTCCGGGCGTGACGGAAATTGCCGCACCAGTGGTCGAAGCCCGTCCTTCCCGCACGGCGGAGTCACCCGTCGAAGCC from Paraburkholderia phytofirmans OLGA172 encodes the following:
- a CDS encoding type I polyketide synthase, which codes for MRAARLKSVPVVAITPSHRLTPGIAIGACRAGASGVLDLGIRRESPDIKAALAELTRAAGSAEHWGIRWDTLGEASKDLTRLAEIVGSLAPVPVLVLAGLTAEDATRVHEAAKRLGREVILEVHDLATARAAQAAGYDGLVVKGHESGGRVSPHSSFMLLQEFHGQLSIPYWIQGGVALHSAASAVLAGAAGVVLCEQLWLAEEGPFTTVESRTQWGHLDGSETSLIGATDALYRFFSRSGRGRLRELEVAVAKGEPWQETVADGLAEPDNGLIAVGQDIAFAAPLARRYGTVGRVITAVRESIAECLERAAAQTPLVPGSALATLHGTRFPIVQGPMTRVSDVGSFAKAVADGGALPFMALAVLRGPQVRAMLTRTKELIGDLPWGVGILGFIPLELRQQQLDIVREVKPPFAIIAGGRPSQARELEDVGITTYLHVPSPGLLRGFLADGARRFVFEGSECGGHTGPRTSFILWESAIEILTSADIKDPESVQVLFAGGIHDAMSAAMVSVLASPLVARGMKVGVLMGTAYLFTHEIVRAGAIVEEFQQQAVDCQETALLQSGVGIYTRCAQTPFCDEFEGVRRELVLASKSEDETLMALELMNIGRLRIAAKGIAHNSDPASQSGDDRYVNVDSETQRREGMYMLGEVARLRSRTCSIAELHASVSTGSEALLRHRKARSIQLPPRSRREDIAIVGMACLFPRAEGLRDYWQNILRGVDAIREVTDDRWSVADLFDPKRGTPDKVYSKWGGFVDDIQFDPQRYGIAPASLASIEPVQLLALEVARQALEDAGFDRRPFPREKTATIFAVGGMNDLGTIFNFRTLLPQYLAKVPDLPEQTRKHILDALFRDELPKWTEDTFPGILGNVVSGRVANRLDLGGANFTVDAACAASLAALDAGIRQLRNHDADVALVGGVDGTNSPIGYMCFAQTHALSPRGRSRPFDETADGIAISEGVGAVVLKRVSDAERDGDRIYAVIRGIGSSSDGRNRSLTAPHPPGQVTALKRAYADGDVDPATVTLIEAHGTGTALGDKSEIESLNLAFGEASLATQVCAVGSVKSMIGHTKVAAGLAGLIKAALALKHRVLPPTLGVDKPASGIDFARSPFYINTETRPWLHDGRNHPRHCGVSAFGFGGTNFHAVLAEYTGAYRDSDAVDLNPRDGEIFAFAGATRAEIESDVRRMLQGLEHAEQIDLAQLAYSLYREQHVVRRANGGQPCRLTLLAASVVDLKQKLLRVLELLPRHAEITQPPGIYYRETADKAGGVCFLFPGQGSQRINMLRDLAVALPALHECFADDRVRRGEDPSQPISRFIYPLPAFSDAEREAQQQALNATEIAQPALGMVEMAAFQVLTGYGLRPDFVAGHSYGEYVALCAAGAITYDDLLHLSRFRGRLSASAPPGAMAALDGDGEQVAAAIAQHGLEVSIANLNAPDQTIIAGKTEAIDAAVTCLSQASLRVKKLPVSAAFHCEIMAGARDTLAGELATVEFRSPTIPVYSNTTCRPYPQTSDEVRALLAKHIAEPVRFRDEIDALYEAGARVFIECGPGLVLGGLVDRILADRTHTTLAIDAPGRPGWLQLAQLLTQAVAIGLPVRLDTWFAGRGLVECSPEEVFAEAGKRAAPGPLVWRVNAARAQPWHGPQRKAAQPRKAPGVTEIAAPVVEARPSRTAESPVEARPSRTAESPVEAPKPTLIATRHLESPSISDRRNAMKADTVSSDGPMATGAGPQPAGARCSESEFAQIQYGVGRLLDLQCEQQQSLRHFLDFQAQLIGVQLLHSPQHVGQPMAIPVQVSAANLAPPPRAQAEAVPSVAPMILSAAPPTPVLPKQLVASSTSEPTLEFAGSIEAPEPVAAPLESGPAATRSNGSLPPSHASAAEFKADLLSTVSERTGYPADMLDLDAHMEADLGIDSIKRIEIFSGLTSKYNLLGERNEEAVIEELSGLKTLNEVMGWYEQLLGGAVAAELGVMSPKKAQTPLSTFNETVESKIDTTQTDPVQCYTVQPIAAHFDDGVGVTDFPAGYPILLIGDETPLGNAFKSALRRGGHSVRQLIPGKATRVLDEGRYEVDFSSLESVQQLRELLAGSAEPVGTLINLMGASGDSDARGHHQQDGRALFLLLKVFERDLKNSAQGGAGWIVNVTSFDGQFGLSQSRAFAAESAGILGVAKSVAREWSTVRVKCIDVAPGLEPDWLAAQVLAEMRSGQPGVEVGYTGQGRWRLDLKNHDVLRQDLSRLTLDPDAVVLVTGGAYGITADVTRALAEKYRPRLIVVGRSALPEDEAETIFDIEDPAELKQFLIRDMRARHGKVTPAEVDRALKRVIRDREIRANLAAMRATGAQVEYHSLDVRDRVAFGNLIDDVYARCGRIDGVLHGAGVISDKLIADKSVESFDAVFDTKVTPALVLESKLRPSSLKFIVFFSSVTGRFGNVGQCDYSAANEVLNKLANRLCHTWPHVHAVSINWGPWDAGMVSDELRKLYAARSIRPIPAELGRRHFLDELERGASGKPELVISSSIQQIATLRLGHEKGASIK